The Haloarcula sp. H-GB4 genome contains a region encoding:
- a CDS encoding aldehyde dehydrogenase, with protein sequence MSTASDDSTETNSKIKQRHREAASDAVPDTLNHYIGGEFVSGDSDDRIETKDPTTGEVLGEVPAGNPNDIDSAVEAAQEAFDEGWKDASPGERQRVLSDMARAVEENQEMLATLEVLDTGKTITEAMGDMGLVIDHLTYYAAAARNVNGETRQTNDLFNREKQVLTVKEPYGVVGAIVPWNFPLLIAVWKLGPAIAAGNTVVLKPSEETPLSILQLMELVDDTVPDGVINVVTGYGEDAGEPLSTHADVPKISFTGSTEVGKEIIRSSAEDIKKTTLELGGKSPIIVYPDANLEEAVEAAMMAIFFNKGECCAAGSRLFVHEDIEEQFLEAFTNAAAGMTVGDPLLEETDMGPKVSDEQVERTNEFVEAARESGATIRTGGHKPDDESLADGAFYEPTIIDDIDHDHPSVQEEIFGPVMETFSWSDEDDVVALANDVDYGLAAGVIANDITKALRTARRLEAGVVWVNHYNDVSAGQPFGGYKQSGSGRENAMEAIDEFTQTKAINVNLG encoded by the coding sequence ATGAGTACAGCCAGTGACGATTCCACAGAGACGAATAGTAAAATCAAACAACGTCACCGGGAGGCCGCTTCAGACGCGGTCCCGGACACCCTCAACCACTACATCGGTGGTGAGTTTGTCAGTGGCGACAGCGACGACAGAATCGAGACCAAGGACCCAACGACAGGTGAAGTGCTCGGTGAGGTGCCAGCAGGAAACCCAAACGACATTGACAGCGCTGTTGAGGCGGCACAGGAGGCGTTCGACGAAGGGTGGAAGGATGCATCACCGGGTGAGCGCCAGCGAGTACTCTCGGATATGGCGCGAGCTGTCGAAGAGAACCAGGAGATGCTCGCGACGCTCGAAGTACTCGACACTGGGAAGACGATTACCGAAGCGATGGGTGACATGGGGCTTGTCATCGACCACCTCACCTATTACGCTGCCGCGGCCCGCAACGTCAATGGCGAGACGCGCCAGACGAACGACCTCTTCAATCGTGAGAAACAAGTTCTCACGGTCAAGGAACCATACGGCGTCGTCGGCGCGATCGTGCCGTGGAACTTCCCGCTGCTCATTGCGGTCTGGAAACTCGGTCCTGCCATCGCCGCCGGTAACACGGTGGTCCTCAAACCGTCCGAGGAGACGCCGCTGTCGATTCTGCAGCTGATGGAGCTTGTCGACGATACGGTTCCGGACGGTGTTATCAACGTCGTCACCGGCTACGGTGAAGATGCCGGTGAACCCCTCTCAACCCATGCGGACGTGCCCAAAATTTCTTTCACAGGGTCGACGGAAGTTGGAAAAGAGATTATCCGAAGCTCCGCAGAGGACATCAAGAAAACAACGCTCGAACTGGGTGGGAAAAGCCCCATTATCGTCTATCCGGACGCCAACCTCGAAGAGGCGGTCGAGGCAGCCATGATGGCCATCTTCTTCAACAAGGGCGAGTGCTGTGCCGCCGGCTCCCGACTGTTCGTCCACGAGGACATCGAGGAGCAATTCCTCGAGGCGTTCACTAACGCCGCAGCGGGCATGACTGTCGGTGACCCGCTACTGGAAGAGACAGACATGGGACCGAAAGTCTCTGACGAGCAGGTCGAACGAACAAACGAGTTCGTCGAAGCCGCCCGCGAAAGCGGTGCGACCATCCGAACAGGCGGCCACAAACCTGACGACGAGTCGCTCGCTGACGGTGCGTTCTATGAACCGACCATCATCGACGACATCGACCACGACCACCCATCGGTTCAGGAGGAAATCTTCGGCCCCGTCATGGAGACGTTCTCCTGGAGTGACGAAGACGACGTGGTTGCACTGGCCAACGACGTCGACTACGGACTGGCTGCCGGTGTCATTGCAAATGACATCACGAAGGCGCTCCGAACCGCGCGCCGCCTCGAAGCTGGCGTCGTTTGGGTAAACCACTACAACGACGTTTCTGCCGGCCAGCCCTTCGGCGGCTACAAGCAGTCCGGTTCCGGCCGCGAGAACGCCATGGAAGCCATCGACGAGTTTACCCAAACCAAGGCAATCAACGTCAACCTCGGTTGA
- a CDS encoding CBS domain-containing protein, with protein sequence MYTVADLPIDNQLQTVEYDLELESALRRMFENSYTQIGVERDGELVGIVTYRSVVRTLLAFHQLEVGHKTLDKISVGAAVEDAHTISEDENLLGIFDALAEYTYIVISRDDEWRILTDYDLLTRLKQMLEPFLLIESIEMRLREIFIRVFGDSLSEQLAETFDDDHPLPTPASVEHCSYAHYAQFISIHWEEFESLFDDQQDVIRELVLEIGDMRNQLFHFRVDNPDEFDRDLLRFGQSYFSSV encoded by the coding sequence ATGTACACAGTCGCAGATTTACCTATCGATAACCAACTCCAGACCGTCGAATACGATCTTGAGCTTGAATCGGCGCTTCGTCGGATGTTTGAGAATAGCTACACGCAAATCGGTGTTGAGCGGGATGGCGAATTAGTTGGGATTGTCACCTACCGGTCAGTCGTCCGGACACTCCTTGCGTTCCACCAGCTAGAGGTCGGGCACAAAACACTGGACAAGATATCAGTCGGGGCAGCAGTTGAAGATGCACACACAATCAGTGAGGATGAGAACCTCCTCGGGATATTCGATGCACTCGCGGAATACACGTATATCGTGATCAGTCGAGACGATGAGTGGCGTATTCTGACTGACTACGATCTTCTAACGCGGCTAAAACAAATGCTCGAGCCGTTTTTGTTGATTGAGTCGATCGAAATGCGGTTGCGGGAGATTTTCATACGAGTGTTTGGCGATTCGCTGTCGGAGCAGTTAGCAGAGACATTTGACGATGATCATCCACTGCCAACGCCGGCGTCGGTCGAACATTGTAGCTACGCACACTATGCCCAGTTCATTTCTATTCACTGGGAGGAATTTGAATCGCTTTTCGATGATCAACAGGATGTGATTCGTGAGTTGGTGCTTGAAATCGGGGATATGCGAAATCAGCTCTTCCACTTTCGAGTCGACAATCCGGACGAGTTTGATCGAGATCTACTCCGTTTCGGCCAGTCGTACTTTTCTTCAGTGTGA
- the rdfA gene encoding rod-determining factor RdfA → MPQTNNETGDAGRSPTSFKVGRIIEEYDLDGLGEELKARWTGEEGERTSLRDLADLFNKRLLREMLVNNGQNPIQSEVERKYENMTGDVSAGVKADARSALEHSGVDVDELQSNFVTHQSVHTYLTEYHNAELEKPEGAEKVEKALETIRRLQSRTLAVTDNTVSRLSKTDQLSTGELEVFVDISVTCTDCGQGYNIGDLLLEGECDCPNGAE, encoded by the coding sequence ATGCCCCAAACAAACAACGAGACCGGTGATGCCGGGCGCAGCCCGACTAGTTTCAAAGTCGGTCGCATCATCGAAGAGTATGACTTAGATGGGCTTGGTGAAGAACTGAAAGCTCGTTGGACGGGAGAGGAAGGTGAACGAACAAGCCTCCGTGATCTCGCAGACCTCTTCAACAAACGTCTGCTGCGTGAAATGTTGGTTAATAATGGCCAGAATCCGATCCAGAGCGAGGTTGAACGCAAGTATGAAAACATGACTGGAGACGTTAGTGCAGGTGTGAAAGCGGATGCTAGGTCGGCGTTAGAACACAGCGGCGTGGATGTGGATGAATTGCAATCCAACTTTGTTACCCACCAATCAGTCCACACATATCTCACTGAGTATCATAACGCTGAGCTTGAAAAACCAGAGGGGGCTGAAAAGGTTGAAAAAGCTCTTGAGACGATCCGGCGTCTTCAAAGTCGAACACTTGCTGTTACGGACAATACGGTCTCGCGCCTCAGTAAAACAGATCAGCTATCGACAGGAGAGTTGGAAGTTTTCGTTGATATTAGTGTGACGTGTACAGACTGTGGACAGGGATACAACATTGGAGACCTCCTTTTAGAGGGGGAGTGTGACTGTCCCAACGGAGCCGAGTGA
- a CDS encoding 3-hydroxyacyl-CoA dehydrogenase family protein produces the protein MQVAVLGAGSMGHGIAQVSAMAGHDVVLRDIEDDLVAEGIDGIRQNLAEGIERDKVTEAEMEATLDRISGTTELGDAVSDADLVVEAVPEDMDLKQNIFQDVEASAPDDALIASNTSSLSVTEMASVLEHPDRTVGLHFFNPPHIMDLVEIVVAEQTSDETEARAIEYVEGIEKEAVVVRDSAGFATSRLGLALGLEAIRMVEQGVASPADIDAAMRKGYGYPMGPIELGDHVGLDVRLHIAEYLREELGERFKPPQALRRKVRAGNLGKKSGEGFYVWEDGEKVGMSGHWGDDDE, from the coding sequence ATGCAGGTCGCAGTACTCGGAGCCGGTAGTATGGGTCACGGAATCGCACAAGTCTCAGCGATGGCTGGACACGATGTCGTCCTCCGCGACATTGAAGATGATCTCGTGGCCGAGGGTATCGACGGTATCCGTCAAAACCTCGCTGAGGGCATCGAGCGCGACAAGGTGACCGAAGCAGAAATGGAGGCCACGCTCGATCGTATTTCCGGAACGACGGAGCTCGGCGACGCCGTCTCGGACGCCGACCTCGTTGTCGAGGCCGTTCCGGAGGACATGGATCTCAAACAGAACATTTTCCAGGACGTCGAAGCCTCGGCGCCGGACGACGCTCTCATTGCCTCCAACACCTCCTCGCTCTCGGTCACGGAGATGGCGTCCGTGCTGGAGCACCCAGACCGGACCGTCGGCCTTCACTTCTTTAACCCACCGCATATCATGGACCTAGTAGAGATCGTCGTCGCCGAGCAGACCAGCGACGAGACGGAGGCGCGTGCGATCGAATACGTCGAAGGGATCGAGAAAGAAGCCGTCGTCGTTCGGGACAGCGCCGGCTTCGCGACCTCGCGGCTTGGCCTCGCGCTCGGACTGGAAGCGATTCGCATGGTTGAACAGGGCGTCGCCAGTCCAGCGGACATCGACGCCGCCATGCGGAAGGGATACGGCTATCCCATGGGACCGATCGAACTCGGCGACCACGTCGGCCTCGACGTTCGGCTTCACATCGCCGAATACCTCCGCGAGGAACTCGGCGAGCGATTCAAGCCACCACAGGCGCTCCGTCGGAAGGTGCGCGCTGGCAACCTCGGAAAAAAGTCCGGCGAGGGCTTCTACGTCTGGGAAGACGGCGAGAAAGTCGGTATGAGTGGTCACTGGGGAGACGATGATGAGTAA
- a CDS encoding acyl-CoA dehydrogenase family protein, which produces MLDYVDLESELSEEERMVRDTAREFVAEKIKPDVGQHWIDGTFPMDLIPEMGEMGFYAPNLDGYGLPNLSETAYGLLMQELEAGDSGLRSMASVQGALVMYPIHAFGSEEQKDKWLPELGTGEAVGCFGLTEPEHGSNASAMETHAEKDGDEYVLNGAKTWITNSPISDVAVVWAKDRSIDGTPVRGFLVETERDGVTTNKIDEKLSLRASITGEISLQHARVPEENVLPGVEGMKGPLSCLTQARYGIAWGAVGAAMDCFETALEYATDREQFGKPIGGFQLQQDKLAEMATQITNAQLLAHRLADLKERGDLRPEQVSMAKRNNVRMAREQSRIAREMLGGNGITADYSPMRHVTNLETVYTYEGTHDIHSLILGHDLTGIPAFE; this is translated from the coding sequence ATGCTCGACTATGTTGACCTAGAGAGCGAACTGTCGGAAGAAGAACGGATGGTACGCGACACCGCCCGCGAGTTCGTCGCCGAGAAGATCAAACCTGACGTCGGCCAACACTGGATCGACGGCACATTTCCGATGGATCTCATCCCCGAGATGGGGGAGATGGGCTTTTACGCGCCGAACCTGGACGGCTACGGCCTGCCGAATCTGAGTGAGACAGCCTACGGGCTGCTCATGCAGGAACTCGAAGCCGGTGATTCGGGCCTACGCTCGATGGCCTCCGTCCAAGGTGCGCTCGTGATGTATCCCATCCACGCGTTCGGATCGGAAGAACAGAAAGACAAGTGGCTTCCTGAACTCGGAACCGGCGAAGCCGTGGGCTGTTTCGGCCTGACCGAGCCCGAGCACGGCTCGAACGCCTCGGCCATGGAAACACACGCCGAGAAGGACGGCGACGAGTACGTGCTCAATGGGGCAAAGACCTGGATCACCAACTCCCCGATCAGTGACGTGGCCGTCGTCTGGGCGAAAGACCGCTCGATAGACGGAACCCCGGTCCGGGGCTTCCTCGTCGAAACGGAGCGTGACGGCGTCACCACGAACAAAATCGACGAGAAGCTCTCCTTGCGTGCGTCGATTACCGGTGAGATCAGCCTGCAGCACGCCCGCGTCCCCGAGGAAAACGTCCTCCCGGGCGTCGAGGGGATGAAGGGCCCGCTGTCCTGCCTCACCCAGGCCCGCTACGGCATTGCTTGGGGCGCTGTCGGGGCTGCGATGGACTGTTTCGAGACGGCCCTCGAGTACGCGACCGATCGTGAACAGTTCGGCAAACCCATCGGCGGCTTCCAACTTCAGCAGGACAAACTCGCCGAGATGGCCACGCAGATCACGAACGCACAGTTGCTCGCTCATCGGCTGGCCGACCTCAAAGAGCGCGGTGACCTCCGGCCAGAACAGGTGTCGATGGCCAAGCGCAACAACGTCCGGATGGCCCGAGAACAGTCCCGCATCGCCCGTGAGATGCTGGGCGGCAACGGGATCACGGCGGACTACTCGCCGATGCGGCACGTCACTAATCTGGAGACAGTGTACACCTACGAGGGCACCCACGACATCCACTCGCTCATTCTCGGCCACGACCTCACCGGTATCCCCGCATTCGAATAG
- a CDS encoding thiolase family protein: protein MTADSHPVVVAARRTPQGKRDGMFADVRSEDLSVPLVNELLAETDLTGEDVDDLQWGCAKQVKEQGNNLARIIALLSDLGERVPATTVDRLCGSSAQTIAAASDAIRAGQRECIIAGGVENMSRVHRDHGIDSYPGIREQYDTHALQMGMTAEAVAERFDISREAQDEYGARSQQRAVEATEEGRFDEEIVPIQGHDEDGDPITATEDEGLRPGTTTAKLAELPTVFKEDGTVTPGNASQISDGAAAVMLTSRRFAEEHGLDVMAEVGGHNVAGVDPEIMGIGPIPAVRGLMDRTGTTIDEYDLVELNEAFASQTLYCRRELGIDDATFNVNGGAIAIGHPLGASGARLPVTLIHEMHRRNAHRGLSTMCIGYGQGIALEFRIP, encoded by the coding sequence ATGACTGCAGACTCTCACCCAGTTGTCGTCGCTGCCCGGCGAACCCCACAGGGCAAGCGCGACGGCATGTTCGCCGACGTTCGGAGTGAAGACCTCTCAGTCCCACTCGTCAACGAGTTGTTGGCCGAAACAGACCTCACAGGTGAGGACGTCGACGACTTGCAGTGGGGCTGTGCGAAGCAGGTAAAAGAGCAAGGCAACAACCTCGCACGCATTATCGCCCTCCTCTCGGACCTGGGCGAGCGGGTGCCCGCGACGACGGTCGATCGGCTCTGTGGCTCGTCGGCCCAGACCATCGCGGCTGCCTCGGACGCCATTCGTGCCGGCCAGCGCGAGTGCATCATCGCCGGCGGCGTCGAGAACATGTCGCGCGTCCACCGTGACCACGGGATCGACTCCTACCCCGGCATCCGCGAGCAGTACGACACCCACGCGCTCCAGATGGGAATGACGGCCGAAGCCGTCGCCGAACGATTCGACATCAGCCGAGAGGCACAGGACGAGTACGGTGCTCGCTCCCAGCAGCGCGCCGTTGAGGCCACCGAGGAAGGCCGCTTCGACGAGGAGATAGTCCCCATCCAAGGCCACGACGAAGACGGTGATCCGATCACTGCCACTGAAGACGAGGGTCTCCGCCCGGGCACGACGACCGCGAAACTCGCCGAATTGCCTACGGTCTTCAAAGAGGACGGAACCGTCACGCCCGGGAACGCGTCGCAGATTAGCGACGGCGCGGCCGCCGTTATGCTCACTTCCCGACGGTTTGCCGAGGAGCACGGCCTGGACGTTATGGCCGAAGTCGGTGGCCACAACGTGGCGGGCGTCGATCCCGAGATTATGGGCATCGGTCCGATCCCGGCCGTCCGAGGGCTCATGGACCGCACTGGAACAACCATCGACGAGTATGACCTGGTCGAACTGAACGAGGCATTCGCCAGCCAGACGCTGTACTGCCGACGCGAGCTTGGAATCGACGACGCGACGTTCAACGTCAACGGCGGTGCCATCGCCATCGGTCACCCGCTCGGTGCGTCGGGGGCGCGACTCCCCGTAACCTTGATTCACGAAATGCACCGACGGAACGCGCACCGGGGGCTCTCGACAATGTGTATCGGCTATGGCCAGGGGATCGCACTCGAATTCCGGATTCCGTGA
- a CDS encoding acyl-CoA dehydrogenase family protein: MAFQLSDEHRAIQQAVREFGENEIKPVAKQHDQDGSYPIELRKKAAEFDFVAPHIPLEYDGAGMDLFEAVLVTEELWRADPGIGSAVGSAGFGTNMIIKYGDEWMKEEWLPKIANGEAASYSAISEPAHGSNVAGIETRAEKDDDGYVLNGTKMWITNGTVADVGVMMAKTSPDEGHRGITAFLVPTDLDGFKTEKIDNKLGIRASDLAEVIVDDVRVPEENVIGEVDKGFYQLMDFFASGRTRVASQAVGAAQAALDAALDYADEREQFGQKIGEFQAIEHKLAEMATNIEAARSLTYRAASQVENGDDDLAAKFASMAKLFAAEHAVDVADEAIQVHGGAGYVSDHPVERYYRDARITKIYEGTSEIQKNIIADRLL; the protein is encoded by the coding sequence ATGGCGTTCCAGCTATCGGACGAGCACCGTGCTATCCAGCAGGCCGTCCGTGAGTTTGGCGAAAACGAGATCAAACCGGTCGCAAAACAACATGACCAGGACGGATCCTATCCGATCGAACTCCGCAAGAAGGCTGCTGAGTTCGATTTTGTTGCCCCCCACATTCCCCTCGAATACGACGGCGCAGGCATGGACCTGTTCGAGGCAGTCCTCGTCACTGAGGAACTCTGGCGTGCCGACCCAGGTATCGGGAGTGCCGTCGGGAGTGCTGGGTTCGGGACGAACATGATCATCAAGTATGGTGACGAGTGGATGAAAGAGGAGTGGCTCCCCAAGATAGCCAATGGTGAGGCCGCCTCGTACTCGGCAATCTCCGAACCGGCCCACGGGTCGAACGTTGCGGGGATCGAAACCCGCGCAGAGAAGGACGACGACGGATACGTCCTCAACGGCACCAAGATGTGGATCACGAACGGCACTGTCGCCGACGTCGGCGTCATGATGGCCAAAACCTCGCCTGACGAGGGCCACCGTGGCATCACAGCGTTCCTCGTTCCGACCGACCTAGACGGCTTCAAGACCGAGAAAATCGACAACAAACTCGGAATCCGGGCGTCGGACCTCGCTGAGGTCATCGTTGACGACGTTCGCGTCCCCGAGGAGAACGTCATCGGCGAAGTCGACAAGGGCTTCTATCAGCTCATGGATTTCTTTGCATCCGGGCGCACCCGAGTGGCCTCCCAAGCTGTCGGGGCTGCCCAGGCCGCCCTTGACGCCGCCCTCGACTACGCGGACGAACGCGAGCAGTTCGGCCAGAAGATTGGCGAGTTCCAGGCCATCGAGCACAAACTCGCCGAGATGGCGACCAACATCGAGGCCGCCAGGTCGCTGACTTACCGCGCCGCCTCCCAAGTCGAGAACGGCGACGACGACCTAGCAGCCAAGTTCGCCAGCATGGCGAAGCTGTTCGCCGCCGAGCACGCCGTCGACGTGGCCGATGAGGCCATCCAGGTCCACGGCGGTGCAGGCTATGTCTCCGATCACCCGGTCGAGCGCTACTATCGGGACGCTCGCATCACGAAGATCTACGAAGGGACGAGCGAGATTCAGAAGAATATTATCGCTGACCGTCTCCTATAA
- a CDS encoding long-chain fatty acid--CoA ligase — translation MTNLVTEVADTVSSTPDSVALSYDGTEQTYETFWERTGQFAAALNDRGIGEDDRIAIYLPNLPQFVTAFYGALRTGSIVVPMNPQYKAREISHLLSDSGSKAVVTLSENAEAVAEVQPETDVETVVSVGAPVESATDFEEFLADEMVPVVKRADDDVAVQPYSSGTTGQPKGVLLSHHNLASNTRSNTALLEPSINHEDNLIGTLPLFHIYGMSAVMNAAVFTGATYYPVAEWDPKVVFDLIESEAITVMYGVPAMFNDMINQPNADEVDLTSLRFVNSGGSSLPMEVLERFEELFEISLFEGYGLTETSPVTHANRPSARRKGSIGQPVENVDAKIVDQDFEEMPRVEEGPIDESEVDLDDVVGELVVAGPNVMQGYSGLPEANEHAFTHADGKRWFHTEDLGYWDEDNFVYIVDRENHMIITGGYNVYPREVEELLYEHDAVADAAVVGTNDDRRGETVKAFIVPAPGYEPGVDVPEEAIKQYTLDNLAEYKHPRIVEFRDELPRTTTGKVQKYELRNDS, via the coding sequence ATGACAAACCTCGTAACGGAAGTGGCTGATACTGTCTCGTCCACGCCAGACTCGGTGGCACTATCCTACGACGGAACCGAACAGACATACGAAACGTTCTGGGAACGCACCGGCCAGTTCGCGGCCGCACTCAACGACCGCGGGATCGGCGAGGATGACCGCATCGCCATCTATCTCCCGAACCTCCCCCAGTTCGTGACTGCCTTCTACGGGGCCCTCCGGACCGGAAGCATCGTCGTGCCGATGAACCCCCAGTACAAGGCTCGTGAAATCAGCCATCTCCTTTCCGATAGTGGCTCGAAAGCCGTCGTGACCCTCTCTGAAAACGCCGAAGCCGTCGCCGAGGTGCAACCGGAGACGGACGTCGAGACCGTCGTCAGCGTCGGGGCACCCGTCGAGAGCGCGACGGACTTCGAGGAGTTCCTGGCCGACGAGATGGTCCCCGTCGTCAAGCGCGCGGACGACGATGTGGCAGTCCAGCCGTACTCCTCCGGAACGACCGGCCAGCCAAAGGGCGTCCTCCTATCACATCACAACCTCGCATCGAACACGAGATCGAATACGGCGCTACTGGAACCGTCGATCAACCACGAGGACAACCTCATCGGTACGCTTCCGCTCTTTCACATCTACGGCATGTCGGCCGTGATGAACGCCGCGGTGTTCACCGGGGCAACCTATTATCCGGTAGCCGAGTGGGACCCGAAGGTCGTCTTCGACCTCATTGAGTCAGAGGCCATCACCGTGATGTACGGCGTCCCGGCCATGTTCAACGATATGATCAACCAGCCGAACGCCGACGAGGTCGACCTCACGTCGCTTCGGTTCGTCAACTCCGGGGGGTCCAGCCTCCCGATGGAAGTCCTAGAGCGGTTCGAGGAACTGTTCGAGATATCGTTGTTCGAGGGATACGGGCTCACTGAAACGAGTCCCGTCACGCACGCGAACCGACCCAGTGCACGCCGCAAAGGAAGCATCGGCCAGCCCGTCGAGAATGTCGACGCCAAGATCGTCGACCAGGACTTCGAGGAGATGCCCCGAGTCGAGGAGGGTCCCATCGACGAGTCGGAAGTCGACCTTGACGACGTGGTCGGTGAACTCGTCGTCGCCGGGCCGAACGTGATGCAGGGCTACTCCGGGCTGCCGGAGGCGAACGAACACGCGTTCACCCACGCGGACGGAAAGCGCTGGTTCCACACGGAAGACCTAGGGTACTGGGACGAGGACAACTTCGTCTACATCGTCGACCGGGAGAATCATATGATCATCACTGGCGGCTACAACGTCTACCCTCGGGAAGTCGAAGAACTCCTGTACGAGCACGACGCGGTCGCGGACGCAGCCGTTGTCGGCACCAACGATGACCGCCGTGGAGAGACCGTCAAAGCCTTCATCGTTCCTGCGCCGGGGTATGAACCCGGGGTAGACGTGCCCGAAGAAGCGATCAAACAGTACACACTCGACAACCTCGCGGAATACAAACACCCACGAATCGTCGAGTTCCGTGACGAACTGCCACGGACCACGACAGGGAAAGTCCAGAAGTACGAACTCCGAAACGACAGCTGA